In the Anaerosporomusa subterranea genome, one interval contains:
- a CDS encoding polysaccharide deacetylase family protein, whose translation MKFIFSARIPPWYVMFTLFTLTTIFFTNSLADLGYGIPTRPGLTPIFQGNRETPKVAFACNVFWGEDIMPDMLNILADNQVKATFFIGGSWARRHPESLKLIADAGHELGNHSFTHPHPNRLSKEQNQAEIIRTEKLIEEVTGIKTRLYAPPYGEYNHLVLEAAQELNYLTIMWTADTIDWRRPSPDVIIKRIEGKLQNGAIILMHPTEPTLKALPVLIRLIKARGYTIETVSDIIK comes from the coding sequence GTGAAATTTATTTTCAGCGCCCGTATTCCACCTTGGTATGTTATGTTTACCCTGTTTACTCTGACGACAATTTTTTTTACGAATTCTCTCGCTGATCTGGGTTACGGTATCCCGACCCGCCCGGGACTTACTCCTATCTTTCAGGGGAATCGGGAAACGCCTAAGGTTGCTTTTGCCTGCAATGTTTTTTGGGGAGAAGACATTATGCCTGATATGCTAAATATCTTAGCAGACAATCAGGTAAAGGCAACATTCTTTATCGGCGGCAGTTGGGCAAGACGCCATCCGGAAAGTTTAAAACTTATCGCCGATGCCGGACATGAATTAGGCAATCATTCATTTACTCACCCTCATCCAAACCGGCTCAGTAAAGAGCAAAACCAAGCTGAAATTATTCGTACAGAAAAATTGATAGAAGAGGTTACCGGTATAAAAACACGACTATATGCTCCCCCTTATGGAGAATACAATCATTTAGTCCTGGAGGCCGCCCAGGAACTCAATTATTTAACAATCATGTGGACTGCGGATACAATTGACTGGAGGCGCCCTAGCCCGGACGTAATTATCAAACGAATAGAAGGTAAACTTCAGAATGGAGCCATCATTTTGATGCATCCAACAGAACCGACTTTAAAGGCATTACCTGTACTCATCAGACTGATTAAAGCTAGAGGATATACGATTGAAACTGTATCTGATATCATAAAGTAG